The following proteins are encoded in a genomic region of Arachis ipaensis cultivar K30076 chromosome B02, Araip1.1, whole genome shotgun sequence:
- the LOC107626725 gene encoding uncharacterized protein At5g01610 → MADNKEGGIVKKGDEEGLKMAVSLLQEYELPAGLLPLQDVVEVGYVKSTGYMWIVQKKKVEHEFKMVKKLVSYDSEITGFISKKKIKKLKGVKAKELMLWPPVSEISVDDPPTGKIHFKSLAGITKTFPVEAFAAGQ, encoded by the coding sequence ATGGCTGATAATAAGGAAGGAGGGATTGTGAAGAAGGGCGACGAGGAAGGCCTAAAGATGGCCGTTTCGTTGCTGCAAGAGTATGAACTTCCGGCAGGGCTTCTCCCACTTCAAGATGTGGTGGAAGTAGGGTATGTGAAGAGCACAGGGTACATGTGGATAGTGCAGAAGAAGAAGGTGGAGCATGAGTTCAAGATGGTGAAGAAGCTAGTGAGCTATGACTCAGAGATCACAGGGTTCATATCAAAGAAGAAGATCAAGAAACTCAAGGGTGTGAAGGCCAAAGAGCTTATGCTGTGGCCACCAGTGAGTGAGATCAGTGTTGATGATCCACCAACTGGGAAGATCCACTTCAAGAGCCTTGCCGGAATCACCAAGACTTTCCCGGTTGAGGCCTTTGCCGCCGGCCAGTAA